From a single Ailuropoda melanoleuca isolate Jingjing chromosome 12, ASM200744v2, whole genome shotgun sequence genomic region:
- the RINL gene encoding ras and Rab interactor-like protein isoform X2, translating into MARPEDEASAGPINGERWVPSQLNGAGETPVGVLGTPEPLLRLWRTWGVWQVPELDTRDAEALLELWPPGSFLVTGHDPNQVLVLRTGASPGEVHTYQIQKLPGGVSLEYSNLCMPDLPHLLAFLSASRDVLPRTLLLPPPTLRPGDKHTGPPLTGSVHPNTSETVLSMVNKLYLETHRGWGMEEIPPETPPETAERHSSAPRNPAPHRVSWVEGPLSPEVHHPGPTLASLVEEKEREDEDEDEDENADDYKDEENGAEDVLTQHIQALARARGSYVARQFQSLRARLTSNARGPHRPGDPATELLQDVRHLLTDLQDHLSKDPDVRAVFGSGGPGVPQKDDDLGAAVEAALCRAVLAPLKPALWTRLRTLRAQELRRLRQRQIALRSGAGPLGLQEAGLEGQSPAPVLRSRIHARLAHLHAACAPRRKVALLLAVCSDVYAGLAQGENQEPLGADAFLPALTEELIWSPHIGETQLDVEFLMELLDPDELRGEAGYYLTTWFGALHHIAHYQPDAGRAPQGLSSEARASLRQWHSRRTLHRQDRQGHAGAQVSLPFEEPWARDPVPRDQ; encoded by the exons ATGGCCCGGCCGGAAGACGAGGCCTCTGCAGGCCCCATCAACGGAGAGAG ATGGGTTCCATCACAGCTGAATGGAGCAGGTGAGACCCCCGTAGGGGTCCTTGGGACCCCAGAGCCGCTCCTTCGCCTGTGGAGGACGTGGGGGGTGTGGCAGGTCCCAGAGCTGGACACTCGAGATGCAGAAGCCCTTCTTGAGCTGTGGCCACCAGGG AGCTTCTTGGTCACAGGACATGACCCCAACCAGGTCCTGGTGTTGAGGACAGGAGCTTCACCAGGAGAAGTCCACACCTACCAGATCCAGAAGCTTCCTGGAG GTGTGTCTCTGGAATATTCAAACCTCTGCATGCCAGACCTGCCCCATCTCCTGGCCTTCCTATCAGCCAGCAG GGATGTTTTGCCCAGAACCCTGCTCTTGCCCCCTCCCACTCTAAGGCCTGGAGACAAACACACAG GTCCTCCACTGACTGGCAGTGTCCACCCCAACACCTCTGAGACGGTGCTCTCCATGGTGAATAAACTCTACCTGGAGACAcacagagggtgggggatggaggagaTCCCGCCGGAGACACCTCCAGAAACCGCAGAAAGACACAGTTCAG CCCCCAGGAACCCTGCCCCTCACCGGGTCTCCTGGGTTGAAGGCCCGCTCAGCCCAGAAGTACACCATCCTGGGCCAACTCTGGCCAGCCtggtggaggagaaagagagggaggacgaggacgaggacgaggaTGAGAATGCGGACGACTACAAAGATGAAGAGAACGGCGCTGAGGATGTGCTCACCCAACACATCCAGGCTCTGGCCCGGGCCCGGGGCAGCTACGTGGCCAGGCAGTTCCAGAGCCTTAGGGCGCGCCTCACCTCAAATGCCAGAGGCCCCCACAGGCCTGGGGACCCGGCCACAGAACTGCTTCAGGATGTGCGGCACCTCCTTACTGACCTCCAGGATCACTTATCTAAGGACCCCGATGTCAGGGCTGTTTTTGGGAGCGGGGGGCCTGGGGTGCCCCAGAAGGACGACGATCTTG GAGCCGCGGTGGAGGCGGCCTTGTGCCGGGCGGTGCTGGCGCCGCTGAAGCCTGCGCTGTGGACGCGACTCCGCACGCTCCGAGCCCAGGAGCTGCGCCGACTGCGGCAGCGACAAATAGCCCTACGGTCGGGGGCGGGGCCTCTGGGTCTCCAGGAGGCGGGGCTTGAGGGGCAGAGCCCCGCCCCCGTCCTGCGGAGTCGCATCCACGCGCGGCTGGCGCACCTCCACGCCGCCTGCGCCCCACGCCGTAAGGTGGCGCTGCTGCTGGCGGTGTGCAGTGACGTTTACGCGGGCCTGGCTCAGGGCGAGAACCAAG AGCCCCTGGGGGCCGACGCCTTCCTGCCGGCGCTGACCGAAGAACTGATCTGGAGTCCGCACATTGGGGAGACGCAGCTGGACGTGGAGTTTCTCATGGAGCTGTTGGATCCGGACGAGCTACGGGGAGAAG CCGGGTACTACCTGACCACGTGGTTTGGGGCGCTGCACCACATCGCTCACTACCAGCCCGATGCGGGCCGCGCGCCCCAGGGGCTCAGCTCTGAGGCTCGCGCCTCCCTGCGCCAGTGGCACAGCAGGCGGACGCTGCACAGACAGGACAGACAGGGCCACGCCGGAGCCCAG GTCAGCCTACCCTTTGAGGAACCATGGGCAAGAGACCCTGTGCCCAGAGACCAATGA
- the RINL gene encoding ras and Rab interactor-like protein isoform X1 yields the protein MARPEDEASAGPINGERWVPSQLNGAGETPVGVLGTPEPLLRLWRTWGVWQVPELDTRDAEALLELWPPGSFLVTGHDPNQVLVLRTGASPGEVHTYQIQKLPGGPPLTGSVHPNTSETVLSMVNKLYLETHRGWGMEEIPPETPPETAERHSSAPRNPAPHRVSWVEGPLSPEVHHPGPTLASLVEEKEREDEDEDEDENADDYKDEENGAEDVLTQHIQALARARGSYVARQFQSLRARLTSNARGPHRPGDPATELLQDVRHLLTDLQDHLSKDPDVRAVFGSGGPGVPQKDDDLGAAVEAALCRAVLAPLKPALWTRLRTLRAQELRRLRQRQIALRSGAGPLGLQEAGLEGQSPAPVLRSRIHARLAHLHAACAPRRKVALLLAVCSDVYAGLAQGENQEPLGADAFLPALTEELIWSPHIGETQLDVEFLMELLDPDELRGEAGYYLTTWFGALHHIAHYQPDAGRAPQGLSSEARASLRQWHSRRTLHRQDRQGHAGAQVSLPFEEPWARDPVPRDQ from the exons ATGGCCCGGCCGGAAGACGAGGCCTCTGCAGGCCCCATCAACGGAGAGAG ATGGGTTCCATCACAGCTGAATGGAGCAGGTGAGACCCCCGTAGGGGTCCTTGGGACCCCAGAGCCGCTCCTTCGCCTGTGGAGGACGTGGGGGGTGTGGCAGGTCCCAGAGCTGGACACTCGAGATGCAGAAGCCCTTCTTGAGCTGTGGCCACCAGGG AGCTTCTTGGTCACAGGACATGACCCCAACCAGGTCCTGGTGTTGAGGACAGGAGCTTCACCAGGAGAAGTCCACACCTACCAGATCCAGAAGCTTCCTGGAG GTCCTCCACTGACTGGCAGTGTCCACCCCAACACCTCTGAGACGGTGCTCTCCATGGTGAATAAACTCTACCTGGAGACAcacagagggtgggggatggaggagaTCCCGCCGGAGACACCTCCAGAAACCGCAGAAAGACACAGTTCAG CCCCCAGGAACCCTGCCCCTCACCGGGTCTCCTGGGTTGAAGGCCCGCTCAGCCCAGAAGTACACCATCCTGGGCCAACTCTGGCCAGCCtggtggaggagaaagagagggaggacgaggacgaggacgaggaTGAGAATGCGGACGACTACAAAGATGAAGAGAACGGCGCTGAGGATGTGCTCACCCAACACATCCAGGCTCTGGCCCGGGCCCGGGGCAGCTACGTGGCCAGGCAGTTCCAGAGCCTTAGGGCGCGCCTCACCTCAAATGCCAGAGGCCCCCACAGGCCTGGGGACCCGGCCACAGAACTGCTTCAGGATGTGCGGCACCTCCTTACTGACCTCCAGGATCACTTATCTAAGGACCCCGATGTCAGGGCTGTTTTTGGGAGCGGGGGGCCTGGGGTGCCCCAGAAGGACGACGATCTTG GAGCCGCGGTGGAGGCGGCCTTGTGCCGGGCGGTGCTGGCGCCGCTGAAGCCTGCGCTGTGGACGCGACTCCGCACGCTCCGAGCCCAGGAGCTGCGCCGACTGCGGCAGCGACAAATAGCCCTACGGTCGGGGGCGGGGCCTCTGGGTCTCCAGGAGGCGGGGCTTGAGGGGCAGAGCCCCGCCCCCGTCCTGCGGAGTCGCATCCACGCGCGGCTGGCGCACCTCCACGCCGCCTGCGCCCCACGCCGTAAGGTGGCGCTGCTGCTGGCGGTGTGCAGTGACGTTTACGCGGGCCTGGCTCAGGGCGAGAACCAAG AGCCCCTGGGGGCCGACGCCTTCCTGCCGGCGCTGACCGAAGAACTGATCTGGAGTCCGCACATTGGGGAGACGCAGCTGGACGTGGAGTTTCTCATGGAGCTGTTGGATCCGGACGAGCTACGGGGAGAAG CCGGGTACTACCTGACCACGTGGTTTGGGGCGCTGCACCACATCGCTCACTACCAGCCCGATGCGGGCCGCGCGCCCCAGGGGCTCAGCTCTGAGGCTCGCGCCTCCCTGCGCCAGTGGCACAGCAGGCGGACGCTGCACAGACAGGACAGACAGGGCCACGCCGGAGCCCAG GTCAGCCTACCCTTTGAGGAACCATGGGCAAGAGACCCTGTGCCCAGAGACCAATGA